The following are from one region of the Capsicum annuum cultivar UCD-10X-F1 chromosome 1, UCD10Xv1.1, whole genome shotgun sequence genome:
- the LOC107843323 gene encoding non-specific lipid transfer protein GPI-anchored 14, whose protein sequence is MKYQFRLVLFFMLCVFASSATDKDKQECTQSLIGLATCLPYVGGDAPEPTPDCCTGLKQVLKSNKKCLCLLIKNRNDPDLGLQINVTLALTLPSVCQTPANISECPALLHLPANSPDAQIFYNGSSSIAGSPVANSPIPSVGSSPTGGPAGVASAPKSAGCHIGKRWFGLDANVGVLLVWSLTSNFFI, encoded by the exons ATGAAATATCAATTCAGGCTggtgttgttcttcatgttatgTGTATTTGCAAGTTCAGCCACAGATAAGGACAAACAAGAGTGTACACAATCATTGATTGGTTTGGCAACGTGTTTGCCTTATGTTGGAGGTGATGCACCAGAACCTACACCAGATTGCTGCACTGGTTTAAAGCAAGTGTTGAAATCTAACAAGAAGTGTCTTTGTTTGCTAATTAAGAATAGAAATGATCCTGATTTGGGACTTCAAATCAATGTTACACTTGCTTTAACCTTGCCATCTGTTTGTCAAACCCCTGCTAACATTTCTGAATGCCCTG CTCTTCTCCACTTGCCTGCAAATTCACCAGATGCGCAAATATTCTATAATGGTTCAAGCAGCATTGCTGGCAGTCCAGTTGCTAATAGTCCCATTCCTTCAG TTGGATCTAGTCCCACAGGTGGCCCTGCAGGTGTAGCAAGTGCTCCTAAATCAGCAGGTTGTCATATTGGAAAGAGATGGTTTGGATTAGATGCAAATGTTGGAGTTCTCCTTGTTTGGTCTTTAACTTCAAATTTCTTCATATGA